In the Bacillota bacterium genome, ACCGCCGAATCTTCAGATCCTCGTGCAGCAGCTCGGCGTATTCCCGCTTTCCGGCGTACCAACGGCCATCCCAGTCTCGAATAATGCCTAATCTAAGACCGTGCGGATGCACTTTCTGGCCCACTACGCTACTCCTCCCTTTCCTCTAAAATCACCGTAACATGACTGGTACGTTTGATAATCTTATCCGCGCTTCCTCGGGCCCTAGGCCGCCACCGCTTCCATCGGGGACCTTCATCCACCAAGGCAGCAGCTACGTAGAGGAGATCGGGATCCATATCGTGATTGTTCTCTGCATTCGCAGCAGCTGATTTCAAAACCTTCTCCAGGATTCGCCCACCGCGCTGCGGAGTAAACTGCAAAATTGCCATGGCTTCATCAAGACTCTTCCCGCGAATCTGATTGGCCACCAACCGCAGCTTCCGTGGGGAGATCCGAACGTGGCGCGCTATTGCTCTTGCTTGCACCTGACTACCTCCTTCCCTAATGAAGCAGCACACTACTTCAACGCTGTCGAGCGTTCAGTATGGGAACCGTGCCCACGAAATGTCCGGGTTGGCACAAACTCGCCTAACTTGTGGCCCACCATATCCTCGGTAATATAGATCGGCACGTGTTTCCGTCCGTCATACACAGCAATGGTATGGCCCACCAGTTGCGGGAAGATGGTGGAACGACGAGACCAGGTCTTGATTACCCGTTTCTCACCCTTCTCGTTCAGTTCCTCTACCTTTTTCAACAAATGATCATCAATGAACGGGCCCTTTTTTAGAGATCTGCTCATCTTGTCAAGCCCCCTTCCCAATCGTACCCATTGGTCGCTGCCTACTGGCCGCGCCTGCTGCGCACGATATATTTATCCGATGGCTTCTTCTTCCGCGTCCGATAACCCAGGGTAGGTTTGCCCCAGGGAGTAACCGGTGCCCGGCCAATGGGGGACCGTCCTTCTCCACCACCATGGGGGTGATCCACGGGGTTCATCGCCACACCGCGTACCTTCGGCCGGCGTCCCAGCCAACGTATCCTTCCGGACTTACCCCAGGTAATGTTCTCATGTTCCACGTTGCCCACCTGGCCAATGGTGGCTCGACAGGTCAACAGTACCATTCTAAACTCTCCCGACGGCAAGCGCAAGGTGGCATATTTGCCTTCCTTCGCCATCAGCTGCGCGCTGGCACCAGCAGACCGGGCCAGCTGTCCACCCCGACCCGGATACAACTCCACATTGTGCACCACGGTACCCACGGGGATGTTGGCTAAGGGCAGGCAGTTGCCCACTTTGATGTCAGCATCGGGACCGGAGACTACTTCATCGCCCACTGCAAGACCTAGCGGTGCCAAGATATACCGTTTCTCTCCGTCGGCGTAGTTCAGCAAAGCGATGAATGCGGTTCGATTCGGATCGTACTCAATTGCTGCTACCTTCGCCGGAACACCGTCTTTATTCCGTTTAAAATCAATCAGGCGATAATTGCGCTTATGGCCACCTCCACGGTGCCGCGCCGTAATCCTGCCTTTGTTGTTCCGACCACCAGTCCTATTCAGCGGGACAACGAGGGATTTCTCCGGCTCGGTCTTAGTAATCTGCTCAAAGGTGTAAGCGGTCATATCCCGCCGTCCCGGGGTGATCGGTTTAAAGGACTTGATCGCCATTCCTAACCCTCCTTAACTTCCCGCCAGCAAACCAAAGCCATATTACAGGCTCTCAAACATTTCGATGGTGTTGCCGGGGGCCAACTTCACGATGGCCTTCTTTCTAGCCTTGGTGTAACCTTCGGTCCTACCACGCCGGACCAGTTTGCCCGGTAGGCTAACCGTGCTCACCTTTTCTACCTTTACATCAAACAATGCTTCCACCGCCTGGCGAATCTGTGTCTTGTTCGCCCGGCGATCCACTTCGAAGACGTATTTATTATCTTCCCGGAGCAAGGTACTCTTCTCGGAGATGATCGGTCGAATAATGACATCCCGCAGATCCATCAGCCCAGCACCTCCTCCAACTTTTTCACAGCAGCACTGGTCATGACCACATACTTGGCTACCAACAGCGGATAAACATGCAAATCACTGGCCATTAAGCAACTGGCCTTCGGAATGTTGCGGGTAGCCAAAAGCACATTGCGGTCATATTCCGCCGTTACAAATAAAACCGAACTACCTTCTATCCCCAGTTTCTTCAGAAGTTGCACCGCTTGCTTCGTTTTTGGTTCAGTAATGCCAAAATCGTCCACCACGATCAACTGTTCGGCGGCCACCTTGGCGCTCAACGCGCTCTTCAGAGCAGTGCGCCGCGCCTTCTTCGGTAGCTGATAGCTATAGTCCCTCGGTTTAGGTCCGAAGGTAACACCGCCACCAACCCAAATGGGTGAACGGATACTGCCATGCCGGGCTCGCCCGGTACCCTTCTGCCGCCAAGGTTTCCGGCCGCCACCACT is a window encoding:
- the rplV gene encoding 50S ribosomal protein L22 — translated: MQARAIARHVRISPRKLRLVANQIRGKSLDEAMAILQFTPQRGGRILEKVLKSAAANAENNHDMDPDLLYVAAALVDEGPRWKRWRPRARGSADKIIKRTSHVTVILEEREE
- the rplB gene encoding 50S ribosomal protein L2, which gives rise to MAIKSFKPITPGRRDMTAYTFEQITKTEPEKSLVVPLNRTGGRNNKGRITARHRGGGHKRNYRLIDFKRNKDGVPAKVAAIEYDPNRTAFIALLNYADGEKRYILAPLGLAVGDEVVSGPDADIKVGNCLPLANIPVGTVVHNVELYPGRGGQLARSAGASAQLMAKEGKYATLRLPSGEFRMVLLTCRATIGQVGNVEHENITWGKSGRIRWLGRRPKVRGVAMNPVDHPHGGGEGRSPIGRAPVTPWGKPTLGYRTRKKKPSDKYIVRSRRGQ
- the rplW gene encoding 50S ribosomal protein L23, which encodes MDLRDVIIRPIISEKSTLLREDNKYVFEVDRRANKTQIRQAVEALFDVKVEKVSTVSLPGKLVRRGRTEGYTKARKKAIVKLAPGNTIEMFESL
- the rplD gene encoding 50S ribosomal protein L4, with product MPQVTVLNAEGQQVETLELRPEVFGTEINTGLMHDAVVAHLARCRQGTVSTKTRGEVSGGGRKPWRQKGTGRARHGSIRSPIWVGGGVTFGPKPRDYSYQLPKKARRTALKSALSAKVAAEQLIVVDDFGITEPKTKQAVQLLKKLGIEGSSVLFVTAEYDRNVLLATRNIPKASCLMASDLHVYPLLVAKYVVMTSAAVKKLEEVLG
- the rpsS gene encoding 30S ribosomal protein S19, with product MSRSLKKGPFIDDHLLKKVEELNEKGEKRVIKTWSRRSTIFPQLVGHTIAVYDGRKHVPIYITEDMVGHKLGEFVPTRTFRGHGSHTERSTALK